The Desulfotomaculum sp. genomic sequence CTATGGTGTGACCGTGATCGATTACCGCGGGTTATACAAAAGCCCTGCGATTATATAAACAACCCCTTATAGTTCCAGGCCGTTCTTAGAGCGGGGGGAACTGTACCCCCGCTCTGGGAGGCCCTGGTTACAGAGACAAGTGAAGGAGCAACAAGATGGAAGATATTATTTCTAAAGCATACGTAAGAACCTTATTTGCCCTTATTGGCGCTGAATTAGGCATCCCGGCCAACCTTCTCATTGACTGCAAGGAATATCAAAATCAGCCGGAATCCGGTTGGGCAACATCGTTAAAGGGTGTTAACTGGATATACATAAATCTTAGGGACCTTGTGGAAGCCCTTAATAAAGCAATAGCAGTTAATGGTTTTTTGAAATTCGATGGTTTGTCCTGGCTGCAGGTCAGGAATATTAAGATTGCTTTATTCTGTGTTTTAATCCACGAATACAGTCACATTTATTTGACGGGCAGTTCAAGAAGCTTGATTGGGTTAACTGAGACAGACTATTTCAATATGCTCAAACCGCTGGGAGATCGAGTGAAAATCGGGGAGATTATTAACCGGGAACGGACACCGGAGGAGATAACCAAAGAAAACATTTGGCAAGACAAGCAGCATGACGAGAATTTTTACACCCATCTCCGGATAAACGCGCACCGCTGCGGCAGAATCCTAGAAGAGCTCAAAGAAGAGGGGAGGTGAAATCATTTGCATACAACGATATTCAGGAACGATAAAGCCGCTGAAAAGCTGGATTCTTATCGGCAGGTAACCATGGCAGAATGTTTCTTTGTTGATACAGATCAAGGCCCGGCGATATTCGTCTTCGGCTGCCCCGAAGTGAAGGGGCTGGATCCGGAAGCACGTTTTAGTTTCCAAGCGACAGCAGCCATATTATAGGCGGTACTTTCGATGAATCCGCCGTTATAGTACACTTTAATGACACCAACCTGGAAGCAGCCGTACGGGGCACCCTGGACAAGCCCACTGGAGACATTACTAGCACGGATATGGAAGGGTTGACAAGCCTTATTGCTCGTTTCAGTGAAATTCAGGATTTAACTGGTCTTGAATACGCCACCAACCTGCAACAACTTGTTCTTAATAGTAACCAGATCAATGGAACCCCCGCGTGTACTAACCGCCTACTCGATTTCGAGTCCTGGAATTACCGTTTTATTACATTCTTTTTCGTTTCCTGCCGTGTTAAGTGTGCAGATAAATCAAGGAAATTTCCGGTTTATTAGCACCAGAAATTCCCTTTCTATATCAGGTCATTTCATAACATTTTATCCTGGTTGCAGTACAAATTGCAGTACTGCAGTCCTACCCCTGGCCCTTACAGGGGGGCGGTTTTGAGGCATTAGTCTTCTTCTATAAGAAGAGGCTCAAATCTTATACCATTATCACCTGGAAAGGACTGTCTATGCTTGTTTAGTCCCAGCCAGATATCCAAGGGAATTCCGTTAGGAAACGCGTTGCACTTCCTTTCGCCCGGCTGAGAAAATAAATTTTTGCAATAAGTACAAACCGGGCTATAAACAGGGATATTATGTTCTTTATCATCTATCATAAACAATGTCCTAACTTCCGCCTTTTTTCTGTTCCTGAATTTAATTCTACAGCCTTCATAGTCGCAGGACAACAATTATAAAGGCGCTGCAGAAAGTCCCTGGTCTGTGCAGCGCCGGCTTACAGAGTAAGGTTTTAAAGGTAATTAGTAGCAGTTTACTTTCTTCTGTATACCCGGTCGGGCTTTTTTGCCTGGCCTTTTATATAAAAATAATTTATTTTTATTAAACTATTTTTAAATTTTGTTCATAATAATAGAAATAAACCGATTAAGAAAGATAGGGGAACCATGAAAGAATGATTAAACAAATATGGGCTTTTACAATTAAGTGGTTGTCCCTCTATAATAGAATTAATCAGAAAAATGATAAGGAGGAGGCAACTAATATGACTACTAAATTTGTCAAAAAAATACATAATATTGATTTGCCCCCTCATCAGCTTAGAGAGTTGGGCTTAACTCGGGATTGGCAAATAAATGTAACGGAACAATACATTGAAAAGGTAGTTAAAACGGCAGAGCGCTTTAAAAAAGATTTAAAGGAGCTGTCTAAGCGTTAAAGACGTAAAATACCTTAATGTAACAGATGTTTTGGTTATTCATTTTATTGTTGCCGATACTTATTTTAGTGAATATTATGATGAAAAGGAACCAAGAGGAGTGATGAGCTCCTCTTTATTGTCTTCTGCTTTAGGAGAGCCAAAACAGACTTTTAACGGTAACGATTTATATAGCGATATTTATCAAAAAGCCGCAACTTTGATGCGTTCACTAGTGCAAAATCATTGCTTTCATGATGGCAACAAAAGAACAGCCATGATGGCTACAATTATTTTTCTTGAAGATAATGGTTATGAAGTCATAGCTCCTAAAAAGAAAATGTATAGATTAGCAATGAAAATAGTAAAGGAAAAACCAACTCCTACGGTAAATAATATCGCAAGAACTCTAAAGAAATATTCAAGACAGCGTTCCTTTAAACAAGAAAGAAAGTTTATTCCTTCTCTCCTAAGTCTTGTTTTTAAAAAGAGGCCTTGATAAACAAAGCCTGTTCTTGGCCCACAGCCGGCCAAGTTTTATCGGGGCTGTTTTTGTTTAAACAGTTTACAAAACATCCCGCCAACCGTTTTCCCGGCTGGCCCGATACATGGCGCTTATCGTTTGGCTGATCAGATCCTTCTTCCGGGGCATTATGAACCTTTGTGGAATTCGTCGCCGGCAGCGGTCGAGGATAACGGGGAGCGTTATTTTTTTTCGGTGAAGACAAGAGCAGCCAGGTAAGGGGATCTCCTCATTAAGAATTATTTCAATAGATCAATTAATCCATTAAAATAGCCTTTGGATTTTAATTCATTATATTGTTTCCATCCCTTACTTTCCACCTTAAAATTAGTTATTTTATTGATATACGAATTTCGACAAGAATCTCTTTTTACCTTGACAAATATTTCGACATTATCTGACAGTCGGACAGCGCAATTTTACGCCGTCCTTTTATAAAAATGAACAAAACAAAAAGCAACCTGAAATAATGCCAACTGAACTTACACAAAATCTTGTGCCAGTTAAACGCAATGAACAATCAGCCGACATTGCCGCCAAAGCTGTAGGCATGAACTGTGAAACTTATCGGCAGCAGAGCGCAGCTCCCCCGGAGGACTGCTGCCCTGCTGCAGCTGTGTATTCAAGGGAAAAGGCCTTCGAGGTTACCCTGTAAGGCCTTGAAAATAATTGTCTGGTATGAAGTATCCTTGGGGAAGTGAGTAATATCAAGGCGGGGAGGCCCTGGCGTCCGACAGCCGTATGAATTTATCCGAAATGACTTGTCGGAATGTGTCGGAATATTTGTCAAGGGAAGGCCTCTCTTTTTGTCGAAGTATAGGATAAAAAAAGCAGGAGGCAAAAAGTGTGATAAAGAAAATACCACCTGAATGGCTAATTAAGCATTCAATTGTTGAGGATTTTGAGTTTAGTACAGATTTAGAAGACTGGGAGTATCGTGGAGAATTTTGGGAAGCACTTCCAATATTATTTTGTACACATGGCGATCCAAATATAAAAACATCTAGTGTGAAGATATATCACGTGGCTTACAAAAATAAAGACGAACATAGTATAGGTAAATGTGATATTTGCGGAAAAGTTCTCTGGGCTAAAATTGTACCAAGAAATTAATCTCAGGGCCTAGGAGGTTTTGCGAAAATATTTTCCCAGGTGCTTGACAAGCGTCTTAATAAAATAATATGATATGAAAGGATATAGAAGGGGGTGAAATATGGAGGAATATCTGACACAGAAAGAACTTTGTAAGTTGCTTAAAATCAGTCCTACTACTGTTTGGCGATGGCGAAATGAAGGAATGCCATTTCTAAAACACGGAAACAGCGTAAGGTTTGATCAGAACAAAGTACAACAGTGGCTAGAACGAAAAAACGGTAACAAAAACTAAGGAAGCTGTCTCCTGGCAGAGTACCCAGCTTCCTTCCCAGCAACCCCCACTAAGGAGGTTAACCTTGTTTTTATTATAACCTCCTG encodes the following:
- a CDS encoding type II toxin-antitoxin system death-on-curing family toxin, which translates into the protein MVIHFIVADTYFSEYYDEKEPRGVMSSSLLSSALGEPKQTFNGNDLYSDIYQKAATLMRSLVQNHCFHDGNKRTAMMATIIFLEDNGYEVIAPKKKMYRLAMKIVKEKPTPTVNNIARTLKKYSRQRSFKQERKFIPSLLSLVFKKRP
- a CDS encoding DNA-binding protein, which codes for MEEYLTQKELCKLLKISPTTVWRWRNEGMPFLKHGNSVRFDQNKVQQWLERKNGNKN